Genomic segment of Deltaproteobacteria bacterium:
TTCCGACCTTCAGCTCGATGTTGTGGATCAGCGTCCCCACGGGAATGTTCCGGATCGGAAGGGCGTTCCCCGGCTTGATGTCCGCGCCGGGACCCGCCATCACCGTGTCGCCGACGGACAGCCCGGTCGGGGCCAGGATGTACCGTTTCTCCCCGTCGACGTAGGAGAGGAGCGCGATCCGGGCCGACCGGTTCGGGTCGTATTCCAGGGCCGCCACTTTCGCGGGCACCTCCGTCTTGTTCCGCTTGAAGTCGATGATCCGGTACTTCCGCTTGTGCCCGCCGCCGCGGTGCCATACCGTGGTCTCACCGAGGTTGTTCCTGCCTCCGCTCGAGGAGAGGCTCTCCGTCAGCGCCCGCTCCGGCTTCTTGTCCGTCAGGTCCTCGGTCGAGAGGACCGTCATGCCCCTCCGCCCGGGGGAGGTCGGCTTGTACTTGCGGATGCCCATCGCGGTAGCTCCTTTAGACCCCTTCGAAGAATTCGATCTTGTCGCCGTCCTTCAGGGTGACGACGGCCTTCTTCCAGCCCGGCCGCAGGCCGACCGTGCGGCCGCGGCGCTTGACCTTGCCGGCGACGTTCATGGTCCGCACGTCGACGACCTTGACCTTGAAATGCTTCTCCACCGCCTGCCGGACCTCGTGCTTATTGGCCCTGGAGTCGACGGCGAAGAGGACCGAGTTCGAGGTTCCCTTGAGCAGGGTCGCTTTCTCCGTGATCAGGGGCCGCTTGATGACGTCGGAGAGGTTCATTTCCCGAACACCTCGCTGATTTTCTCGAGAGCCGGGCGGGTCAGCACCAGCTGATCGTAGGAGAGGACGTCGTAGACGTTCAGCGCGTGCACCGGAAGCGTCTTGAACCCCTTCAGGTTCCGCAGGCCGAGCGCGAGGTTCTCCGGCGCGGAGTCGACGACGATCAGCGCATCGGTGATCCCCAGCGCGGCGGCCACCTTCAGGAATTCCTTCGTCTTCGGCGCCGGCAGCGACAGGTCGTCCACGAGGATCAGCTTGTTCTCCTGCGCCCGGGCGCTCAGGGCGCACCGGAGGGCCGCCCTCATCTCCTTGCGGTTCACCTTCATGTCGTACTTGCGCGGGTGAGGGCCTAACACCGTTCCGCCTCCGCGCATCAGCGGTGATCGGCTGGTTCCCTGCCGCGCGCGGCCGGTGCCCTTCTGGCGGAACGGCTTCTTCCCGCCTCCGGCCACGTCGCTGCGGGTCTTCGTCTCGTGGGTGCCGGCGCGCCGTGCGGCGAGCTGGGCGGTCACGACGTGGTGCAGGAGGTGCTTTTTCACCTCCGCGCCGAAGATGGCGTCGGGCAGCTCCGCGGTGCCGGCGGCCTTCCGCTCCCTGTTCACGATCTCTACGGTCGCCATGTCGTCCCCCTAGTTGCTCTTCTTCACGGCGCGGCGCACGAAGACCAGGCTGTTCTTCGCCCCCGGGACCGCTCCCCGGACGAGCAGGAGGTTCTTCTCCGGCTGCACCCCGACGACGCGAAGGTTCAGGATCGTCACCCGCTCGTTTCCGGAGTGCCCCGCCATCTTCATGTTCTTGATGACCCGGGACGGATACGCGGATGCCCCGATGGACCCCGGGGCCCTGTGGAACATGGATCCGTGCGTCGCCCGTCCCCCCTTGAAGTTCCACCGCTTGATGACCCCGGTGAATCCCCGCCCCTTGGTGTGCCCGGTGACGTCGACCACGTCGCCTTCCTTGAAGATGTCCACCTTGATCTCGGATCCGACGTCCAGGGGGTCGCTCCCCTCGAGCCGGATCTCCTGGAGCGCCCGGAAGGATCCCTTGCCGGCCTTCTGGAAATGGCCCAGCATCGGTTTCCCCGCGCGGTACGCCTTCATCTGCTCGAACCCGATCTGGACGGCGTCGTACCCGTCGGTCCGGGCGGTCTTCCGCTGGATCACGGTGCACGGCCCGGCCTCGATCACGGTGACGGGGATGACTTT
This window contains:
- a CDS encoding 50S ribosomal protein L23 → MNLSDVIKRPLITEKATLLKGTSNSVLFAVDSRANKHEVRQAVEKHFKVKVVDVRTMNVAGKVKRRGRTVGLRPGWKKAVVTLKDGDKIEFFEGV
- the rplC gene encoding 50S ribosomal protein L3 encodes the protein MTTGILGKKLGMTQVFDTEGKVIPVTVIEAGPCTVIQRKTARTDGYDAVQIGFEQMKAYRAGKPMLGHFQKAGKGSFRALQEIRLEGSDPLDVGSEIKVDIFKEGDVVDVTGHTKGRGFTGVIKRWNFKGGRATHGSMFHRAPGSIGASAYPSRVIKNMKMAGHSGNERVTILNLRVVGVQPEKNLLLVRGAVPGAKNSLVFVRRAVKKSN
- the rplB gene encoding 50S ribosomal protein L2 is translated as MGIRKYKPTSPGRRGMTVLSTEDLTDKKPERALTESLSSSGGRNNLGETTVWHRGGGHKRKYRIIDFKRNKTEVPAKVAALEYDPNRSARIALLSYVDGEKRYILAPTGLSVGDTVMAGPGADIKPGNALPIRNIPVGTLIHNIELKVGKGGQLARSAGAVAQILAKEGQYAHLRLASGEVRLVFMECMATVGQVGNLDHEKVSLGKAGRSRWKGVRPTVRGVAMNPVDHPLGGGEGRSSGGRHPCTPWGKPTKGYRTRKNPATDKYIVKRRGK
- the rplD gene encoding 50S ribosomal protein L4, which codes for MATVEIVNRERKAAGTAELPDAIFGAEVKKHLLHHVVTAQLAARRAGTHETKTRSDVAGGGKKPFRQKGTGRARQGTSRSPLMRGGGTVLGPHPRKYDMKVNRKEMRAALRCALSARAQENKLILVDDLSLPAPKTKEFLKVAAALGITDALIVVDSAPENLALGLRNLKGFKTLPVHALNVYDVLSYDQLVLTRPALEKISEVFGK